One Aegilops tauschii subsp. strangulata cultivar AL8/78 chromosome 2, Aet v6.0, whole genome shotgun sequence genomic window, taacaggctgacatcgaagcgggcaacatgtgggcccaattgatttcacgggccgttactaagttcgggctacatatggcccaactatactgtgggcctttagcaggccgaaagagacaacgggcttgtactggaccatgtAGAGCATGGGCCGCTTAGAGGCCGAAAGTcgggtcgtattgtaaatggcccaactgtgttgtgggcctttagcaggccgaaagagaaaccgggatcgtattggaccatgaagggcatgggctgttaaaaggccaaaactcaggtccgactacaaatggcccaactcatttatggtccgttaacaggctgaaaggcacacagggctgggaattggcccaacacttaaatgggtcgctaaaaggccaaaactcaggtccgactacaaatggcccaacagatatatgggtCGTCACCAGGTTGAAAGACACACTGGGCCGGAAATTGGctcaacacttaaatgggtcgctaaaaggacGAAACTCAGGtctgactacaaatggcccaactgctttatgggccgtcaacaggctgaaagacacaccgggccagaaattagccaaatatttaaatgggtcgctaaaaggccgaaagatgtacatcgtgaaaattggcccatccactgaattggccattaataggccgaaatctcatctggccgatattgagcccaaatatatagcgggctgttaacgggctcgaactgacgatgggctgcaatggtgtcaaatctttaacgggccgttgacgggccgaattggcccATCTCGTATGgaccgtgggcttaaatggacctgacacaagtaggccttatatgggccggcctgctattttttactgggccggcctttttcatcggaatgggccactgttgggccgtacCACGTGTcaacctatcataggcgcctcctgtccaatgagtggatgacatctgtcccaactgtgaggcaacacgtgtttcctccggccaatgatgattttacacgtggaaaatccccattggtctgggctgttaacgggttatcggatccaaaaccgaactagatagcttaacggcgttccattacggtggatgccacgtgtcggtcacccttgacgaaagcacttctgtgacgcgcgatttatcgtcatggaagtggacacttccgtgatgataatattggtaatgtcatggaacacttctacgacagcacaggtatgactatcttgattctgtcataaatttgtcatggatgacagaaaacgtgacctactgtgacaaacacgtatcatcacggaagtgtctttttttgtagtgcaaggaactactcacgcatcatcggagaggcaccaatgaaagtggtgaaccccttcgtgatggtgtctagattggatctggtggttctggactctacggcgactggatgaatatttcgacgcctgttctagggtttctggaatattgtggtatttatagagcaaagaggcggcccggggggcacccgaggttggcacaacccaccagggcgtgcctgggcctcctggcgcgccctggtgggttgtgccccctcggggcacccccaggtgcaaccagggcccattgccttccttcatttggatttcctgcgatgtaaaaaacatggaaaaaatagcaactggcacttggcactatgtcaataggttagtaccaaaaaataatataaaatgactataaaatgattgtaaaacatccaagattgataataaaacagcatggaacaatcaaaaattatagatacgttggagatgtatcatgcGTCTACGCCAAGGAAGTGTGGCATCGGTGCTTCGATAGACTGCACCTCTCCGCACAAATGCCACCGGAAACAAACACATTCTTAGATTGGTGGCTCTAGCAACACAAGAACTTCCAGAAGCAGGACAGGAGGGGTTTCGATAGCTTAGTCATTTGTACGGCTTAGTCTCTTTCGAAGCAACGTAACGCTAGGGTGTTCAATAGGCCGGAGCAACAACTCAGAGCCCTAGAGCTCACCACGCACATCATGAATGAGCTCGAGGATTGGAACATAACGCTTAGCGGAGTAGGAGGCTTACATCAATTTGTGAGAGAGTAGCTATAGTGATCTAGGTTGTGGGTGTGCCGGCGTGTTTGATCGCATTCACGCGCGACATCTTGTAATTTGTTTTCTCTCTTCTATAAAAATACGGTATGCAATTGCGTACTCTAAAAAAAATACACGCCTTGACGCGTCGTTTTGTTTCCAGGAAGAAATCACGTACTGACTGGTATTATACACTTGTAAAATAATTACGGGTGTATAATCTTACACCCATTCCAAACGGAGCGTAAAATGAAAAATCTGtaagatcagaaaagaacatcgaCTAAAACTTAATTAAATCCCAGTCAAATTTAGCAATCCCGAATGAGATTACATGAACTCACCCACAATGAAACTTGGTATTCCCTCAATATTTATTTACTCACTATATTAGCTTTGACCTAAGTCAAATTTATAAGGTTTGATAAAGTTTATAGAAAACAATATAAACTTCCACAATAacaaatatactccctctgtaaactaatataagatcaTTTAGATATGGCTCTTTTTTCAGTTGTTTCTTCacgttttgttagggtttgtgtcctgctcaggaagatGAGATGGCGACAATCTTTGTTGCaatatttttttcttcaatctctgcAATAAAAGGCTTGCTCGGTTTACAACAAGAGCTTTGTTGTAAAAAATTGAACTATTTTATTTTCTTTCCCGAACCTGTTTTTCCCTTTGATGTCTGCAGAAAGTTTTTGTAACAGAAGAAAACACAAATCCTTGAACTCGCAGATCCCTAACCACGCCTCTTCCCTGACCAGTCTTGCGCCATCGGTCACCATCCCAGGCCAGCCCGCTGCCCTGCTCGgctgctctctctctctatctatctccctctctctctctctctctcttccagAGGACTGCACCATGTGTTAGCTTTAATCTTGATTCATGTATCTGCATATTTAGTTTGCTTTCGTTGTGCATGTAGGATAGGTTAGACAGTAGCTAGTCCGATGAAGCTTCAGCAGAGGCACGCGGAGAAGATGAGATGTCAGGCTGCCGTGTGATGCGGCGAGCACGACGAGATGTCGATGTTGCTGTGAGATACGGCCACACCGTGGGATGCGGCACGACGCGATGGTCGCTGGAGTGTGATGTGTTGCAAGATCAAGTTGAGCCTGGCCGTTGCGGTGGCTGCTGAATATGGCCGAGTCTTGTGGCAGTTGGAGTGATTCTAGCAAGGAGTAAGATAAGGCCAGTTAGTACGTGCATGTAGATATGGGTTAGTTAGTTAGTGGCTTACTGCATGCAAGGAGGTGGTGCGGTTAGTGGCGACTATGCCGGCCGGGCTATGTGTGCATGCGTGTGCATGGGATTTGCATCAGGCCATTAGCCCCTGGCTATGTGTATATATATCTTGCATCGGAGTAATGAAAGGAAGCTGTGAGGGCTGAAGGAAAACATGTAGCATATGTGTTGTCACCGGGAGCAAAGGCAAAGCTAATTGTCTCCCTTGTgaatgtgtgtgtgcgtgtgtgttttCTGCCCTCTGTTCTTGAGAGAAACAACCAGGGAGagaagaaagaaagagagagaaACCTCAGGAGAGTTGTGCGAGGCAgctcgaggaggaagaagagcggcgctgcgaggaggcggcgccaacaattggtatcagagcctcgttgATTCGATGCGGCGACGACGGCGCGGCCGACTCCATGTGAGGTGGAGGACGACGGCGCGAGGTGGAGGCTGCCGGTGGCGCGATGTCACCGGCGGACGGTTGCGGTGCGATGCCGCGAGACGAAGATAGCGTGGTCCACGTCAAGAAGTGGACGCTGTGAGCGGCAAGTCGGCATGGTGATCGGCGCCGCGATGGTGTCGTTGCCGACAATATGGTGTGTGGTGCTCGACGCTGCGAGGTTGTCTTCCACGACATGATGTTGCGTGTTGACCGGCGCTGCTATGGCACCGTCCACGACAAGGAGGTGTTCGGCGGTGTGATGCCGCGCGAACATGTGGTTGCGGTGTGATGCCGCTAGGAGGAGAcggtggtgtgaggctgccatgaCGACGGTGCGAGGCCGTTACAAGGAGATGCGGTGCGATGCCGCAAGATGATGATGGTGTGGTGATCGGCGTCGCGAGGACATCATCCACGACGAGATGGTCCATGGCAATTAGCGTCGTGACGGCTTCGACAACGGCAAGTGGCTGCGGCGCTACGATGGGTCGTCAAGTGGCAGCAGGTGATCAACATCCAAGATTGGAGAATCAAGATTAAGGGGGAAAATGTTAGCTTTAATCTTGATTCATGTATCTACATATTTAGTTTGCTTTCGTTGTGCATGTAGGATAGGTTAGCGAGTAGCTAGTCAGGTGAAGCTTCAGCGGAGGCACGCGGAGAAGATGAGATGTCAGGCTGCCGTGCGACGTGGCAAGCACGACGAGATGTCATACGGCCACACCGTGAGATGCGGCACGACACGATGGTCGCTGGAGCGTGATGGGTTGCAAGATCAAGTTGAGCCTGGCCGTTGCGGTGGCTGCTGAATATGGCTGAGTCTTGTGGCAGTTGGAGTGATTCTAGCAAGGAGTAAGATAAGGCCAGTTAGTACGTGCATGTAGATATGGGTTAGTTAATTAGTGGCTTACTGCATGCAAGGAGGTGGTGCGGTTAGTGGCGAGTATGCCGGCCGGGCTatgtgtgcgtgcgtgtgcaTGGGATTTGCATCAGGCCATTAGCCCCTGGCTATGTGTATATATATCTTGCATCGGAGTAATGAAAGGAGGTTGTGAGGGCTGAAGGAAACCATGTAGCACATGTGTTGTCACCGGGAGCAAAGGCAAAGCTAATTGTCTCCCTGGTGAAtttgtgcgtgcgtgtgtgtttTCTGCCCTCCGTTCTTGAGAGAAACAACCAGGGAGagaagaaagaaagagagagaaACCTCAGGAGAGTTGTGCGAGGCAgctcgaggaggaagaagagcggTGCTGCGAGGAGGCGACgccaacaattggtatcagatCCTCGTCGATCCgatgcggcgacggcggcgcggccGACTCCATGTGAGGTAGAGgacggcggcgcgaggtggaagcTGATGGTGGCGCGATGTCGCCGGCGGACGGTTGCGGTGCGATGCCGCGAGACGAAGATGGCGTGGTCCACGTCAAGAAGTGGCCGTTGTGAGCGGCAAGTCGGCATGGTGATCGGCGCCACGATGGTGTCGTCGCCGACAATATGGTGTATGGTGCTCGACGCTGATGTTGTGTGTTGACCGGCGCTGCGATGGCGTCGTCCACGACAAGAAGGTGTTCGGCGGTGTGATGCCGTGCGAACATGTGGTTGCGGTGTGATGCTGCTAGGAGGAGACGGTGGTGCGAGGCTGCCATGACGACGATGCGAGGCCGTTACAAGGAGATGCGGTGCGATACCGCAAGATGATGATGGTGTGGTGATCGGCGTCGCGAGGACATCATCCACGACGAGATGGTCCATGGCAATTGGCGTCGTGACGGCTTCGACAATGGCAAGTGGCTGCAGCGCTACGATGGCGTCGTCAAGTGGCAGCAGGTGATCCACATCGAAGATTGAAGAATCAATATTAAGGAGGAAAATGTTAGCTTTAATCTTGATTCATGTATCTGCATATTTAGTTTGCTTTCGTTGTGCATGTAGGATAGGTTAGAGAGTAGCTAGTCCGGTGAAGCTTCAGCGGAGGCACGCGGAGAAGATGATATGTCAGACTGCCGTGCGACGCGGCGAGCACGACGAGATGTCGATGTTGCTGTGAGATACGGCCACACCGTGAGATGCGGCATGACGCGATGGTCGCTGGAGCGTGATGGGTTGCAAGATCAAGTTGAGCCTGGCCATTGCAGTGGCTGCTGAATATGGCCGAGTCTTGTGGCAGTTGGAGTGATTCTAGCAAGGAGTAAGATAAGGCCAGTTAGTATGTGCATGTAGATATGGGTTAGTTAGTTAGTGGCTTACTGCATGCAAGGAGGTGGTGCGGTTAGTGGCGAGTATGCCGGCCGGGCTatgtgtgcgtgcgtgtgcaTGGGATTTGCATCAGGCCATTAGCCCCTGGCTATGTGTATATATATCTTGCATCGGAGTAATGAAGGGAGGGTATGAGGGCTGAAGGAAACCATGTAGCACATGTGTTGTCACCGGGAGCAAAGGCAAAGCTAATTGTCTCCCTGGTGAATGTGTGCGTGCGTCTGTGTTTTCTGTCCTATGTTCTTGAGAGAAACAACCAGCGAGagaagaaagaaagagagagaaACCTCAGGAGAGTTGTGCGAGGCAgctcgaggaggaagaagagcggCGCTGCGAGGAGGCGGCGCCAATAATTAATATCAGAGCCTCGTCGATCCGATGCGGCGACGACGACGCGACCGACTCCATGTgaggtggaggacggcggcgcgaggtggaggCTGCCGGTGGCGCGATGTCGCCGGCGGACGGTTGTGGTGCGATGCCGCGAGACGAAGATGGCGTGATCCACGTCAAGAAGTGGCCGCTGTGAGCAGCAAGTCGGCATGGTGATCGGCGCCGCGATGGTGTCATCGCCGACAATATGGTGTGTGGTGCTCGACGCTGATGTTGCGTGTTGACTGGCGCTGCGATGGCGTCGTCCACGACAAGGAGGTGTTCGGCGGTGTGATGCCGCGCGAACATGTGGTTGCGGTGTGATGCCGCTAGGAGGAGACGGTGGTGCGAGGTTGCCATGACGACGATGCGAGGCCGGTACAAGGAGATGCGGTGCGATGCCGCAGGATGATGATGGTGTGGTGATCGGCGTCGCGAGGACATCATCCACGACGAGATGGTCCATGGCAATTGGCGCCGTGACGGCTTCGACAATGGCAAGTGGCTGCGGCGCTACGATGGCGTCGTCAAGTGGCAGCAGGTGATCCACATCGAAGATTGAAGAATCAAGATTAAGGGGGAACATGTTAGCTTTAATCTTGATTCATGTATCTGCATATTTAGTTTGCTTTCGTTGTGCATGTAGGATAGGTTAGAGAGTAGCTAGTCCGGTGAAGCTTCAGCGGAGGCACGCGGAGAAGATGAGATGTCAGGCTGTCGTGCGACGCGGAAAGCACGACGAGATGTCGATGTTGCTGTGAGATACGGCCACACCATGAGATGCGGCACGACGCGATGGTCGCTGGAGCGTGATGGGTTGCAAGATCAAGTTGAGGCTGGCCGTTGCAGTGGCTGCTGAATATGGCCGAGTCTTATGGCAGTTGGAGTGATTCTAGCAAGGAGTAAGATAAGGCCAGTTAGTATGTGCATGTAGATATGGGTTAGTTAGTTAGTGGCTTACTGCATGCAAGGAGGTGGTGCGGTTAGTGGCGAGTATGCCGGCCGGGCTatgtgtgcgtgcgtgtgcaTGGGATTTGCATCAAGCCATTAGCCCCTGGCTATGTGTATATATATCTTGCATTGGAGTAATGAAAGGAGGTTGTGAGGGCTGAAGGAAACCATGTAGCATATGTGTTGTCACCGGGAGCAAAGGCAAAGCTAATTGTCTCCTTGGTGAATGTGTGCGTGCGTGTCTGTTTTCTGCCCTCTGTTCTTGAGAGAAACAACCAGGAagagaagaaagaaaaagagagaaaCCTCAGGAGAGTTGTGCGAGGCAgctcgaggaggaagaagagcggCGCTGCGAGGAGGCGGCGCCAACACCATGAACGCCGCCTCAAGCAGTCGCCCTCGACGGCCAACACCTTGTTGATCTGCAACAGATAAGATGTTGAGGCGAAAAAATTGTAACAATAGCCCAGTTGCAAAAACCTATGGGTTACTACCCGAGCCGTCCAACTAAAAATAGATATGACGGGTATAGACACGGTCCACGCGTGCAAGAAATCAGCCGGGTGAACGAAAGCGTATTCCTTAATAGTAGAGATGTGCTCCTTAAGAACGATTAAAAATATAGCAGTCTAAGTGAGAATAGTATCCCCTAAAACCAACTACACTTTAGAAAGCCAAATCATGTTATGAATGCTTATTTGGATTCGAAATTACATTTGAAATGTTCCGCAAGGGAAAGGGATTGTGTGAGGAGTTGTATTTTCAGGTTACATTCCTACATCCTCGACAGCACGGTCGACTCCACGCCACTAGAACGCCCACGGCGCGAAGAAACCTCCGACAGCCCCGCGCGCACATTGGCCGCGAACCTCTCCATGGCGCGCGGCGGCAGGCACATCGGCACGGTGATCCCTCCGCCCGCCGCGGGGATGTGGAACGTGGCCAGCGTCGTCGTGGCCGGCCCGCCGTACACCGGAAGGCCCCATCCGAGGTCCACATTGTGCAGGTTCGCCTTGGTCAGATCCGTCACAAGGTACGTCCGCGCCGTCGTGAACCGCGGCCGCCCGCGCAGCACCAGCGCGTCGGCCACCGACTGCGCGTAGTCGGCGGCGGCGACCCGCGCCATCGCGGCGACGATCAGCTCCACCGCGCGGCCTAGCGGTCCCGAGCAGAGCTCCCCGGCCGTCGTCCGCGCCACGCCGAAGGTGAGCGCGTTCCCGTAgaacctgtcgtggaattgtcacggcagatgtcctcgagctaggacttagtcgtggagccatcgcaactaggaagcttgaaggggttaaagtgggacaaggaacacgagggtttatactggtttggccccttacggtgaaggtaaaagcctacgtccagtttgaggtggtattgattaggtttacgatcaccagggagctaaactgctatgcccggatctcgatgagattgttcttgtccctaaaccgctgccgggtcgtccctttatatagggaggcggacgcccagcagcccttagagtcccggccggcttataagattgtccggctcggactctcaatcatacttgccttacactacaagttctaccataataatgattataactatgggccttaagccatatccgggtcttagcccatctctggcccatcgtcttcaagcttgtctccgggcttctggcaacgaccatacgagtaacccggcccctcctggcgggtgactctaaggtctatatcctcaacattaggccccagattgatttgagccggctcttGTCAATCTTCAACGcttctgacagaaaaaatctccggcttaccattcatgtgaaggccataacccggagtgacgtcatcctctggactccggataatctgccgtgacgtcatcctccattaagtccattttttactccgccagatccgcaacggatctttgcttctactgtcattccgaaaatcgaggcgtcgtggggggagataaccacgccgtggtctccttgaatctcgcgcccacttatgaccttaccttataaataggccggcccgacgggctcttctcacgcttccttcttcctcctcgcgccgctgcctttctcaccgagctcgcactccgccgccgccgtctcgcctccggtcttcgtcaaccttggccgctgcatcaccctaaCTCGGACCAGATAAACAGCGGCGACTCCTGCACCTCTTCAGCTCCGGTAAGTTCTCACCACCCCGTAGagtagatctgcagtagggttcctccacgttcttcgtgttcgtcgccaTTGCCCGCAAGTTCGGTAGTTCTTGTTGTCACTGCCCTTGTTTGATCTTTAGCCTtgtatagaactagtgcggcaGTTGTTTAGGCCTCATTTCAAATGCCAGTAGATCTCTTTCCACTTTATAGAtgcttcgttcgagctcaagaacatccgctcgtctgttctaggtctagaaaattttcatttcacccgaccattttgatccaaaaaagttactgcaatatgtgaaacctgttttaccacacttagtaaaaactgcaaccattgaatcttggcggcttatgaTTCCGGGTTAAAGTACCCACGCgctgtagaatcctccggtttaaagaaatccatgcttcgtagaatcctccggcttaactgtagtaaggccgtagataatcaacttaatctgaatgcccctgcggcttaaataacccactgtacctgagtatatataattagtccccttcataagccgccaccttagttttaaactgtagatctccggcgtataattaacccggacattttccttttgtcatagactgccaactttcaccatgcctcccaaggctcccatcacttgcaactggatgaggtccaacgtcaccaacgagaccctagccaattttgttaagtccggatatctccctaagaaagaagtcatgtcctaccgtgcccctgacccgtcagaagaaagaccacagccaagggacggggaggtagtgatcttcgcagatcatatgagccggggcttcgcaccgcccggctcaaagttttttagagaggtgctcaacttcttcgacttgcggcctcaagatataggacccaactccgtatccaacatctgcaattttcaagtcttctgcgaggtttaccttggagaagagccaagtctgctgcttttcagagaactgttttacttaaaccgccagaatgagtgtgccaatgggccgagtctggagttaggtggcatttccatccagcggcgtagggattgtctgttcccttatgcagagcggccgagccaccccaaggactggaacatgacttggttctactgccaagatacgtccccggctgacgaaagcccgctgcccggctttcgcccaacacgtctagagccgactcacccactgttgGATAAGCTGActccagcggagcgccagcctctgcttcctaccatcaataaaatcaaggccctcctgggcaacggtctgaacggaatcgacctggtccgggtctggatctcatggcgggtgatcccattgagccgccgccccggcttaatgtgtgagtacaccgggcgaaaggatgaccctcagaggcacagccgcaatgatctgccagaagacgttgcagaggaggagaccaaggctcttttaaacgagagcctggcagactgcggaaggaccgggttagcccccttctgcaagaccaatccagccccagcagtaaaccgctgactttaacttttcatcttcgtctgcatataaccttcatctgaacccGTTTTAAGAATTcctcattgtatttttcaggctgatgacaaattctggcgggtcaagtatgaccatgaggaggccaagaaggccaggaaggtgaagaaagccgccaagaaagccgcccctcgcaaaaaggaagcaggcctactacttcggagctgatgcaattaagcgacagctccgagtcagaggtaacccccaAGCCTTTAAATTCTTGCTGTACTTGTTATTTGTTGCTGTTttccttatcaacacttgctcattgacaggatgacgccggcgccagtaacccggtggttgaagaggtaatgtcactttcctacgactcggagcccttgccacagctgaaagtccgaagggtaacccggaaagtaagtttttcacatcctttagctcatcaagaccctcaatttcttttgaagcgacaggttcacgaaagccggcgtcacacccggaccaacaaggacaccgacctctccgccgggttacccgacgcaacaaggaagcgtcaaactgaggttttttctcacttgtacccttttcacccattggcgggtgttatccgtcagccactcaattcttctgactccaattaccaggagacctccccttcttcgggcgactctatgcagtcgagtcttccgacattcaagaccgcacccaggtaatgacaaccatctcacattatacttgtctgtacttactctctttgtgctgaatgtttctgtcctttcagcgctcaggcaaagctcaccaaaagagcaaagaagaccaggtcagccggagtgccggacttacctgaaccggaggtgacagctcaagagccgccagctgcctccgcccccgaagccaccactccgatggacacggcacctgaagccactgccccaactaccaaggcaacgaccgaagcttcggttaacccggaggcctccggctcagctccgccagcagacgacccggacgtggtaatcacccggacggagttcgttgagccggggagaccgaccgtgctggccaaatgctccgcgatgggggagttgctgcagccccaccgggtgaacctggacctctccgactacaccaacttgagcattggagagctcgtctctggctacatcagtcaggtgcacaagagctGGGACGCGgaggtcgccatggtaaaccagatccaacaaaaatctgaggtatccttctgctatcttcttacttactgcatagttacctttgccatgctagcccccaagtcgacgacttatgatttgaatatgttgtagacttaggttccggcttactcaattgagccggcagtatgtagatagagacgttcaatatgcattagcccccaagtgccaagtgtctttgcttggaaagcgctcgggacttatataatgactgttaataacccggaaatttattcaggctgttggcaagaagctagagtcggaccttgcggatctcaagagccggctgaagacgcaggagatggagacccggaagacaaacgccaagtttgtctccagcatcgccgctcaagagaagctaaagacagaatttgatgctgagcggaaagcctgggctgaagagaaggccgcactggtgacccgggcagaacaggcagAGAAGACTCTCTCTGAGAAAACCGCCGAGCTCAccagcctaaagcgccaggtttcccaaatggtggccgccatcttcggtaagtcgccttaCCGACTTTCATCAATGTCAGAATGTTTATGTCTCAGTATTCATCCGTGccgccggcttatctgattctgttatacaggccccagaagtgccaacctcaaccagagcgtggtcaccaagctcaaggccgtgtataccctggtggaacagctctacaccgggtcacagcgtgccttagctgtggtggccctatccaacgaggtgccaactcatatggccgaagtcctgcgccggctcgccgttc contains:
- the LOC141041122 gene encoding benzyl alcohol O-benzoyltransferase-like, with the translated sequence MATNTKNVEEPYCRSTLRGGENLPELKRFYGNALTFGVARTTAGELCSGPLGRAVELIVAAMARVAAADYAQSVADALVLRGRPRFTTARTYLVTDLTKANLHNVDLGWGLPVYGGPATTTLATFHIPAAGGGITVPMCLPPRAMERFAANVRAGLSEVSSRRGRSSGVESTVLSRM